A single window of Polyangiaceae bacterium DNA harbors:
- a CDS encoding DNA translocase FtsK 4TM domain-containing protein: MAVPLFAPRRAPAASAPAEQAASTTKKKQDGSSTAHATAARPMHTYAREAAALVLLASALYSVLALASFEADPMRPEVTGPNWVGPVGEAFSSLFSGAFGIAAWTIPLELSVLAGPLLGGKPSRASVARLGGDIVVLVILAALAHVAFPMATAFGALPLGGSVGELFGEVMRSLFSAIGSYIIGLTIVSLILVQRATFSFIELVAQVRAFFAKLGERGAFGLGAILKALRRVREIEKAADATDAKDRTSVAKNLTPSPTDVVITVLTDDSAQHRKDKPFEGEASASGEADKPQRKKRAASSKQAATNETNADGVPSSPSSDHGDAIALGATTPVPSEAVKVADDAKPAAKIVRNDEAKPVVKIARAEEPKRVVKAAVADAAKPVVKVAAATVGLEAAPVDAAKPAAKAVVPEDKRGPAIVAPPANPDAIVAAADMNAPDELFDAAVVPPSDKPAVRGGGSPRATKSRKAEVAEPRAERVAKTVRAEMVEVSAEDGAKAKKVEASAALVEDAPVQEDVVERPRAVKKTVTPPPVRAVAPQPIVERTVHVDDDDDAEDGQDEPGGLFLNDEPMDESDSPEPVAVVAASAAEVSKPVTLEKAKVREVVKVVPSFGKGFTLPSTTMLEPPGDECIVVDEDTLRENAGLLEKTLADYGVSGKVEEIHPGPTVTTFEVAPAAGTKVSKVASLADDLALGLSRKVRIIAPIPGKNRIGFELPNDRRVPVSMRELVEDRRFLELKAPLPCVLGRDIVGAPYFADLASMPHVIVAGATGAGKSVGLNVMLVSLLFRKSPAELRMLMIDPKVVELAPFDRIPHMLLPVVTDMKQASNALKWAVDEMERRYQLFANAGTKNIGTYNAWVEKVERGEARPPKPPANAKVAAISAEGLEVEVPAAKDGSDVAMPEKLPYIVIVVDEFADLMMQQGKDVEASVARLAQKARAAGMHVILATQRPSVDVITGMIKANFPTRIAFRVAQKVDSRTILDEQGAEHLLGRGDMLVKMNGATDTRRVQCPFVSEEEVQRITDFLRAQGEPVYDEAILKPRDEDGKEEDNDTENDPMYDAAVRIVAETRRCSTSWIQRKLGVGYNRAAKMVEAMERRGIVGPANGAKDREVLIAPL, translated from the coding sequence ATGGCCGTTCCCCTCTTCGCTCCTCGTCGTGCGCCGGCTGCTTCCGCTCCCGCAGAACAGGCCGCTTCGACCACGAAAAAGAAGCAGGATGGCAGCTCGACTGCTCACGCGACCGCAGCGCGCCCGATGCATACGTACGCCCGCGAAGCAGCAGCCCTCGTGCTGCTCGCTTCCGCGCTCTATTCCGTGCTCGCGCTGGCGTCGTTCGAGGCTGATCCGATGCGCCCCGAAGTGACGGGGCCCAACTGGGTCGGTCCCGTGGGGGAAGCCTTTTCGAGCTTGTTTTCAGGAGCGTTTGGCATCGCCGCCTGGACCATTCCGCTCGAGCTTTCGGTGCTCGCGGGACCACTGCTCGGGGGCAAACCGTCTCGTGCAAGCGTCGCGCGCCTCGGTGGCGACATCGTCGTGCTCGTCATCCTCGCAGCGCTCGCGCACGTCGCGTTTCCGATGGCCACGGCCTTCGGTGCACTGCCGCTCGGTGGCAGCGTGGGGGAACTGTTTGGCGAGGTGATGCGATCGCTGTTCTCCGCGATCGGCTCGTACATCATCGGTCTGACGATCGTGTCGCTCATCCTCGTGCAGCGCGCGACGTTCTCGTTCATCGAGCTCGTGGCGCAAGTGCGCGCGTTCTTCGCCAAGCTCGGTGAGCGTGGAGCGTTTGGGCTGGGGGCGATCTTGAAAGCGCTTCGGCGCGTGCGGGAGATCGAAAAAGCCGCGGACGCGACGGATGCAAAGGATCGAACGAGCGTCGCGAAAAACCTGACGCCGTCGCCCACCGACGTGGTCATTACGGTGCTGACGGACGATTCCGCGCAGCATCGGAAAGACAAACCGTTCGAAGGCGAAGCATCTGCGTCCGGCGAAGCGGACAAACCGCAACGCAAAAAGCGTGCGGCTTCGAGCAAGCAAGCTGCGACAAACGAGACGAACGCGGACGGAGTGCCGAGCTCGCCATCGAGCGATCACGGCGACGCAATTGCGCTCGGTGCAACGACGCCGGTTCCGTCGGAGGCGGTCAAGGTGGCCGACGATGCGAAGCCTGCGGCGAAGATCGTGCGAAACGACGAGGCCAAGCCTGTCGTGAAGATTGCGCGCGCCGAGGAGCCGAAGCGTGTCGTGAAGGCGGCGGTCGCGGACGCAGCGAAGCCTGTCGTGAAGGTTGCTGCTGCAACGGTTGGACTCGAGGCTGCGCCGGTCGACGCGGCGAAGCCGGCAGCGAAAGCGGTCGTTCCGGAAGACAAACGCGGACCGGCCATCGTTGCTCCGCCGGCCAACCCGGATGCGATCGTGGCGGCTGCGGACATGAATGCGCCGGACGAGCTCTTCGATGCGGCCGTCGTGCCTCCGAGCGACAAGCCTGCCGTTCGAGGTGGTGGGTCACCTCGGGCGACGAAGTCTCGCAAGGCTGAAGTCGCGGAGCCTCGGGCCGAGCGTGTGGCGAAGACGGTGCGCGCCGAGATGGTCGAGGTGTCCGCTGAAGACGGAGCGAAGGCGAAGAAGGTAGAGGCGTCGGCCGCGCTCGTGGAAGACGCGCCCGTTCAGGAAGACGTCGTGGAGCGACCGCGCGCGGTGAAGAAGACGGTGACGCCGCCGCCGGTGCGTGCAGTTGCACCGCAGCCGATCGTCGAGCGTACGGTGCACGTCGATGATGACGACGACGCGGAGGATGGCCAGGACGAACCGGGTGGGCTGTTCCTGAATGACGAACCGATGGACGAATCGGATTCGCCCGAGCCTGTGGCGGTCGTTGCGGCGTCTGCTGCGGAAGTGTCGAAGCCGGTTACCTTGGAAAAAGCCAAGGTGCGCGAGGTCGTCAAGGTCGTGCCATCGTTTGGCAAGGGCTTCACGTTGCCATCGACGACGATGCTCGAACCTCCGGGTGACGAGTGCATCGTGGTGGACGAAGACACGCTTCGTGAAAACGCCGGGCTCTTGGAGAAGACGCTCGCCGACTACGGCGTGAGTGGAAAGGTCGAGGAGATTCATCCTGGACCGACGGTGACGACGTTCGAGGTAGCTCCTGCGGCTGGAACGAAGGTGTCCAAGGTAGCGAGCCTTGCGGATGATCTCGCGTTGGGTTTGTCGCGGAAGGTGCGCATCATCGCGCCGATTCCTGGGAAGAACCGTATCGGGTTCGAGCTGCCGAACGATCGGCGCGTGCCGGTGTCGATGCGTGAGCTCGTCGAGGATCGGCGATTCTTGGAGCTCAAAGCACCGCTGCCGTGCGTGCTCGGGCGCGACATCGTTGGAGCTCCCTACTTTGCGGATCTTGCGTCGATGCCGCACGTGATCGTTGCAGGTGCAACGGGTGCTGGAAAGAGCGTGGGCCTCAACGTGATGCTCGTGAGCTTGCTCTTTCGGAAGTCGCCGGCGGAGCTGCGCATGTTGATGATCGATCCGAAGGTCGTGGAGCTTGCGCCGTTCGATCGGATTCCGCACATGCTCTTGCCGGTCGTTACGGACATGAAGCAAGCGTCGAACGCGCTGAAGTGGGCGGTCGACGAGATGGAGCGGCGGTATCAGCTCTTTGCGAACGCGGGGACGAAGAACATCGGCACATACAACGCGTGGGTGGAGAAGGTCGAACGTGGTGAAGCGCGTCCGCCGAAGCCTCCAGCGAACGCGAAGGTCGCAGCGATCTCGGCTGAAGGTCTCGAAGTGGAAGTGCCCGCAGCGAAGGATGGATCGGACGTGGCGATGCCGGAGAAGCTTCCGTACATCGTGATCGTGGTCGACGAGTTTGCGGACTTGATGATGCAGCAGGGCAAGGATGTGGAAGCGAGCGTGGCGCGTCTTGCGCAGAAGGCGCGAGCTGCAGGGATGCACGTGATTTTGGCGACGCAGCGTCCGAGCGTCGACGTGATCACGGGCATGATCAAGGCCAACTTCCCGACGCGCATTGCGTTCCGCGTGGCGCAGAAGGTCGACAGTCGAACGATCCTCGACGAGCAAGGTGCCGAGCATCTTTTGGGTCGCGGCGACATGCTCGTGAAGATGAACGGCGCGACGGACACGCGGCGCGTGCAGTGCCCCTTCGTGAGCGAGGAGGAGGTGCAGCGAATCACGGACTTCCTACGCGCTCAGGGCGAGCCTGTTTACGACGAGGCAATCCTCAAGCCGCGCGATGAAGACGGCAAGGAAGAGGACAACGACACGGAGAACGATCCGATGTACGACGCTGCGGTACGGATCGTGGCGGAGACGCGTCGGTGTTCGACGTCGTGGATTCAGCGCAAGTTGGGCGTTGGGTACAACCGTGCAGCAAAAATGGTGGAGGCAATGGAACGACGAGGGATCGTCGGACCGGCCAACGGTGCCAAGGACCGTGAAGTGCTCATCGCTCCGTTGTGA